aataattctaAATTAAATCAGATAATGACATTAAACAATTGATCAGAGAAGGGTTTAATTTGATTATGGTTGATGATCAATGAACTTGTACATTATTAGTAGGACGATATCgtaatattaaaaaaagtagGACGAACTAATATTATTGCACACTTATAAAGTTCCTTTACAGTATTTCGAAAAATGAGCGGTAATAATATAACTTTAGTAAAGTcactttattttttctcttaattaCCGGGACAATGATTATGAATTTATGATAGTAAACCATATGTGTCAcgttatataatttatttatttttatttttatctatctCCAAATAAACTTTCAAATCTCAGTTATTAACATACACAATCTTAAAGACCATTACATacgaaaaagaaaatgaattaATACTTGAAGACCAACGTGTTGaacaattttatttaataattctaCTACTTTTGCTTACAATTTTCCAAATTCTTAGTCAAGAAGATTATTCTTTAATTGATTTGGCTATAAATTAAATAACCTCAACTAACCATGTATAAGATTGATGGGCAAAATTTAGTGAATTTACAATCTTAATAAAAACAACAATTAATTTACGGccaatttaaaaccacaaaagAAAACCAATTTATAGTTTTTAAGTAATAATTATTTGAgatattcattttattttatttttaattacataCATAGAAGTAGAACTAACTGTTTTCATCACAAAATGATTGAAAAAATCTTAATTTCaaataaactaaattaattgTGAAAGTTATCTTTATAATTTCAACAcatttatttttacaaaaataatatatgcaTGTCGAAACTCATCTACTAAATTAGTCactatatatttatgtataagtatatatataatttaatttattttaaatatgtattATATATTGGTGACCAATTTTAATGTAAACCTAGTATGGttgtaatttttctttatttgataaaattactaataaaatttaaattaattgatattatattattatccaatttctaaataaaaatttaaaaatagatattTGTTTGAACCAGGAGATAGTGCATATAGCATAgcatttttaatatatagaataataatatttctttttaatggtttccaaaataatatttctataCCTATATtgttcctttttttattttttttctttgtgattgaatttttatattaaaattaaatatatctttttattcCCCGTTCTTATCATTATCATATGGCTCactttttgtttcaaaattaaatatatcTCTTTataaattcctttgttttttaTTCTCTCTATAAACCTTATATATAGTTTTTATTCTCCTTAGCGTTTTGTTGCAACACGTAAATGTTCCTCTCATGACaccattttcttcttccttaTCATCTCAGCCATCACTATGACACCATCAAGCTAAGGCAAAAAccatttttctctctctctctctctctctctctctctctctaaagaAGTAAAGATAGAAGCCCCTATTCAGGTGATGAGGAATCTAAAATTTACAGTCACCATATTATAGCACGTATTCATTCTTATTTTCATTGCATGTGTTATATAATAATCAATCACATGCTACccatatttttgtttcttttgtattgatattttaattaataattaaaaatatatatatatatatatatatcacggTATCATTGTCAGTTAATCTTCTGCATATCAATGTCAGTTGGTCACATTGTGTTCAGTGTTTGTGTCAGTTCATTGGAAGATGCATTTGTTGGTAATTTACTGTGTAcgaatttattatttaaaaaaaaaagattttttatgcACCCCATTAATTAATATGTTTTGAATGGTTGCTAGCTGCAACATATAATAAGACATTGAAGTTCCTCTTATGTTCATATGATTTGGAATAAAAAGGTTGCTTGGTCTTATGTGAATGCTTGtcggtttcttcttttttgttggGGTTATGTTTTGTTATTTTCAATGTGAACAATGTAATTCAGAATCTATTTTCACATGAATTATTGTGTGTAGGATTATATTGCACCTTGTGGAAAGTGCAAGAACTTGTGACAATAATAGATGGGGTTTCTGGAGCTCTTTAGTGTTGCTTCCTTTCCAGTGATCAAAGTCTTGCTTGTTACTGCAATTGGTTTGTTTCTTGCAGTGGATCAGATTAGTATTCTTGGAGAAGATTCAAGGAAGAAAGTCAATCATGTAAGCTTTATTAATTTGTTTCTGTGTAACTTGCTAATCCtaaaagaaattattaaaaagtatttaaataatataatccaACAAAACACAAATATGATTTATGATAGCCAACTTTAATTACTTGTAGCATTGATCTTATTTTCTGTGACAGCTTGTATTTTATGTGTTCAATCCTTCATTGGTTGGTAGCAGTTTGGCCAAAACAATTACTTTGGAGAGTTTTCTGTTAGTGTGAGTATTGTTTTGTGATCATAACTAATTTGaggattattattattggtttGTTGAATTGAATTGACATATTGGGTTGTGTGAATTAGGTGGTTCATGCCAATCAACATTCTTGCTACATTCATATTAGGATCAGGATTAGGATGGATTGTGATTAAGATCACAAGGCCTCCAAAACACATTGAAGGTCTAATAGTAGGTTGCTGTTCTGCAGGTACATACCTACATACATACATAAATACATAcctacatacatacatacatacatacatgtATCTCTATGATGCTTTCACTATAACATTAATGTGTTTGCACTATACATACTTAAGGCACCCTTTTTGGCTAGTAAGTCTTTTagttcaaaaattaagtaaattGGGAAAATTTCATTGCAAGACAGAGAAATTATGCATGTTTTTGTATCTATCTCCTCCTTTAAACAAATTTCTGTGTCACAATATCTTTGTATTTCTATTCTGAGATAGTTATCAAATGCAACCTTTTGCAACCATAGAAAATGAACTCCTGCTATCATGGCATATTTGAGAAATCTTAGATAACCAAAATGGAAATATTGTTAGATAATGTCTATAATCATATTAGAGCTCATATGTTTCTGTTAATTTGTACAAAGTTGTTCAGATTCTTCAACAGAATATGTAATCCTAGGAAACAATGTTACTTCAATGTAATATGAGACTGGTGTCAAAGATTTCTGGTTCATAAGGGACATCCAAATAATGCTTATTGTTACCCATGAAAACTTTGGAATGTGTCATTTctgttattttgttttatcttacTTAAGCTTCAAACTTCATGTATTCATTGATCATCATGTGAAACAGGAAACTTGGGAAACTTGCTGGTAATTATTATTCCAGCCACatgtaaagaaaaaggaagtCCTTTTGGAGATCCTGATCTCTGCTATCAATATGGAATGGCTTATGCTACACTTTCCATGGCGGTATGTAACTGTCATTTTATCTGTATAATTCTCGAAATAAACATTGTGTTCTGTCTTGAAATAGTTACCAAACGCGCCTTTGATGTCAATGTTGAATTTGCTATTGTCAATACTTATTGGTGAATCTATTCtagaatgaaagaaagaaagaatgaagaaaacaaaggggTTAATTTGTTCTAATTTTGATTACTACTCATTGGGGAACCTTAGATTGGAGCAGTTTTCTTATGGTCTTATGTTTACAACATAATAAGAATTTCATCAAGTAGACTCCAAAAAGAAGGCACCAACAAAGTGAAGGCTTCAGGGGAGATATCTCACTCAGAAACTCTTAATCCTGCAAAAGACACATTGAATGATGCATACACCATTCTGCTTCCAACCCCAGAATCTCAGGAAAAACTCAAGGTTGCCACAAAAACATTGTATATATTCATGAGTTTAATTTAGATAAgcaaattttgttaattttcaCACACAATAATATTTTGGTGTCATTTCTCCAGATTTCAATGTCAAAAAGAATTAAGAACCAAGTGGAGAAGATTGTAAGCAATGTCAATTGGAAATCCATGTTTGCACCATCAACCATTGGAGCAGTATGACACTTTATTCTCTCTTAAAATTCATATTTTGTATGCATTTTTGTAATATAGGCTGCACTAGTACCTTGGTTTTGTTTGCAAGCGTGAGGAGTGCATGAAGTTAGTCTCACAtcgaagaaaacaagaaagaataaagagtttataagatgagaaaCCATTAAATTAAatgtagtattttttttatcataagtTATAtgatatgtattttttttttctctttttccttcttaGATTTGTGGCTTTATGATTGGTGTAATTCCCCAATTAAGAAATGTATTGATTGGAAGTGATGCTCCACTTCGTGTGGTTGAAGACTCTGTATCCATGTTGGGGTAtgcctctcaaaacttgctcaTCACGATCTTAAATTATAAGTCtatgtttaaaataatatacataccattttttttaaaccaCTTTAATATTGTTTGATCCATGCACtcacttcttttttttaaaaaaaaattgcttCTCTATATATGCAAGTTGTGATCCTTACATAACTAAAAGGAAAAAAGTAACTTTCTTACATGTTTTTGCATGTTCCAAAAGTTCAAAGAATAACTAAACAGCTACTTTAGTTTTTATATAAATGTATTATGTATGCAACCCTTAAATAGAGGTGAACTTTAACTAATGTATGCACTTTCTATTTTCTTAATTATATGTTGTCTAAGTAATTTTGTTCCATTATTTTGTCTCTGGGATTCTAAAGAATACATCTCATTTTCAATTTTCAGTGACGCAGCCATTCCAACCGTCACACTTATAATGGGTGCAAACTTACTCAGAGGTACACTATTAATTGCAGCggttgtttttttttctttttttgtaaaTTGCAATGGTAGTTTAGTTTCTTATATACATAGCTTATTTTATTGGGTTAAATAATTTTCCATATTAAATATAACttgtactttttttttcctAGAAGCTTTTGTACagcataaaattaaatttccCAAGAAGCGagagacttaattgaaaaatatttatgtaatataggaatttaattaaaagtattattagttataggaaattgattgaaaattgtcgtgaaattataaaaatctcTCTAAGGAACTAaatctttatttattgttattttttacaCTATACCaatttttcaaacaaaaattgTTCTAtacaattgactttttttttttcaaagttaaGAGTGAAACTCGAATTCGAAACTTTTGGGTGAGGAGGGGGACTatgtcatttgagttataactcgtTGGCTTCTAGACACAGTGACTTATTCATAAGTGATGTATACTacatgattattttttttaaaattaatgttatGAATGCATTGTCCAGGCTTAAGGGGAGCAAGTACTCCATTATGGACCATTGTGGGAATTATTGTAGTTCGGTACATTTTTCTGCCACTTTTGGGTGTTGTGGTTGTTAAAGGAGCAATACACTTGGGTTTGGTTCAGTCTGATCCCTTATTTCAATTTGTTCTCCTTCTTCAATATTCACTTCCACCAGCTATGAATATAGGTACACACACATTTATTCCTACTTTTTAAttaccaattttatttattatcataCTAATAATATTCTCCAAAATTAGATTATGAAAATATacattaactttttttttccttctaaaATTGAGATAATGTTATATTTGACTGATATTCATGTATTTTTTGAAATGTAACACTAATTCTATTTTATACAAAGAATCAACCGCGTGTGAAACTTTTAGACATAACTAACCATGAGTCCACATTGTTAGGAACTATGGCTCAATTGTTTGGATCAGGTGAAAGTGAATGCTCTGTAATCATGCTATGGACTTATGCTTTGGCTTCAATAGCTGTTACTCTTTGGTCAACCTTCTTCATGTGGCTAGTTGCCTGATTTTGTATTCATATAataattatttcatttttattaattatttcatttttatagttttttccACCTCAAGTTTTCACTATCTCTGCTTAAAGAAATTTTGTTCTATTGTAAAACTTTATTTCAGCAATTGGTCATATTGGACAGAATGTTAGGGGAAAGAAGAGTAGGGAAAGAAATTGTTGCATGTATAGGTACATTCTGAAGTGTTATAATATTTGTTGATGAAGTGTTTGTTTAGGTATCattaaattattagaaaaagataaattttttaataatttttttattttttaacgtgtttagtaaaattttagtagtaaaaataaaaatattagaataataataataataaatattttttttagaaattacaatttatatttttttaaaaaaatttttatttaaaaaaagatatttttagcataataaataaataaaaaatatgtttatattattgtatttaaacattattattaaataaaaaaatatttttatataaaatatctaaacataaaattatttttatttttttaaaagatatttacAAAAAAATCACTTGAAAAAAGGATCTTTTCGTAAAAATCACCTGAACAAATTTGAAGTCTTACCTACACAATAGTATGAATGGATGTATGTCCATTTAATATATTGTGACTTTCTTCATAATATTGGGCGGCCAACTTTCTCAAGATTGAAGAAATCAATCTTCAAGACAGATGCAAATAAATGTACTTTGAAAAGCAAGGCTTAATATGTGTATAAATAGAGGTTAAATCTCACTGCGTAACACACAGTTACACAACAATaagaatattaaatattttttactctCTCTCTTATACTATTCTCTCTCTTATATTCTTTATtacaatattattaaatatatctaTTAATATAGTAATTCTAGTGAACATTACTATTAGAactatctaattatattttcatacattatatttgttacctcttatttatttatttatttagttattttacaacacgttattAGTACGAACCTCTAATGAAATTTAGAAAGACTccaggtaacaaattttttttatgtcgAATCTCTTTCATCTTGAATATAATGCTTTTGATATATTtggaaataattatttatcatggatactagatgctaaaatccatcttgattcaatggatcttggagatatcattaaggttgaaaataatacatcccaaaaggataaagccaaaTCCATGTTTTtccttcgtcgtcatcttgaagtatgattgaaaaatgaatatcccacattaaaagatcttgcagatctgtggaaagaccttgaagaaaggtacaatcatcaAAAGACGGTGATACCTCTTCGAGCCcgatatgttagagaaaactttctcgaccttccatgtctcgaatgtgctcctgcaatAGCAAtcgagaaaaagaatttaaaaatattatgagttaatttcttgcctttttgttgctgaacgcaacaatgaatTACTTTTGAGAAATCATGATGCGCGCCCAACTGGTGCCGTCCCATCTCCTGAAGTAAATGTGGCAAAtcattaccccagaagaggtaaatggcaaagTTTTAGTAACgaaaaaattatggaaggaaaaggaATTATGTTCAcaaaggatctcaccagaagtgggataaagaaagaaatattggacaaaataaatcaaaagagGATAAGTGTTTTCGTTGTGGTGGAAAtggccattggtcacgtacctgtcgtaccctaAGGCACCTTGTTGATCTTTATTAAGCATCCTTGAAAAGAgacgacaaaggaaaggaaacaaattttgtttcaaatgatgaaaattccaccactcattatgatgtatctaatttctttTTAAGGATTCTGAAGAAAATATTGGCTATTTGATCAATGTGAAATAGTTTGATATGTGtatatgtttgttaagtattcatgtgaATAATTTTACTGTGTATGTTCTTCTACTcatttcattattattatcatttgtctttgaagaaaaatggcaaggacatattttgaaaatatttgccttgcggatagtgcaagtttgCACACTATTCTtgaaagtgatatatattttacccatcttgtgccaaaagaagagtatgttaatactattattgccTCGgacaatgtgatagaaggctttggaagagctataattttgtttcctggaggaacaaaatttgtaataaataatgcactattatctaccaagtctttgaggaacttgttgagtttcaaagatattcgccgaaatggatatcatattgaaacaatgaacgagaaaaatcatgagtatttatgtatcacaactcttgatttaaataaaaaggttatattagaaaagttactctcactttcatctgggttgtattataccaagattagtgcaattgaatcacatgccattgtaaaccagaagtttactagtccaaatgaattcataacttggcacgaccgattgggtcatccgggagCAACCATGATGaaaagaattattgaaaactcccatAGACATTctctaaagaaccagaagattcttaaaactagtgaattttgttgtgctacATGTTCTCAAGGGaggttaattttaaggccatcaccagtaaagattagATTTGAGTCCCCtaaattcctagaaaggattcaaggtgatatatgtggacctattcatccaccatgtggatcttttaaatattttatggtcctaatagatGCATCTTCCatatggtcacatgtgtgcttattatcttctcacAACATGGCATTTGCGAGATTATTGGGTCAAATTATttgattaaaagcacaatttccagaaaatccaatcaaagcaattcgtcttgataatgctggtgaatttacttcccaagcttttgatgcttattgtatggctaatgaaataagtgttgaacatctagtagcttatgttcacacacaaaatgggttagtagAATCACTTCTTAAACGcctccaattgattgctagacctttacttatgagaacaaatctcccaacttTGGTTttggggcatgctattttacatgctgcagcacttattcgtttgaggccaacgagttaccatcagttctctcctatgcaattagcttttggccagcagccaaatatttcccatttaagaatatttagATGTGTGATATATATttccattgcaccacctaatcacACCAAAATAgaaccccaaagaaaattggagatatatgttggatatgattctccctctatagtgaggtatcttgagatacaaacgggagatgtatttaaagcccgatttgtggattgtcattttgatgaatcaaaatatccaatattagggggagagaataagcttcctgaaaaggaacttaattggaatacATCATCATTGATGTATTTAGATCCTTGATCAGGGCAATGTAAattagaagttcaaaagattatacatttgcaaagaatagcaaatgaattgcctgatgcattttccgatacaaagaggataaccaagtcttatataccagcgaaaaatgccccaattcAAATTGATGTCCCAGTTGGACAAATTGCCATAgaagcaaatacacgccagaagcgtggcaggcctgtcagttccaaagataaaaatcttcgaaagagaaaagaggtaaatacgatttctattgaaaaagacatagtaaagacacctgcagttgtccaaaattctaaTATAGAGTTAATGCCAGAAGACGTttaggtacctgaaaattgtgaaaatgacgagatctcgataaattatgtctttataGGAAAAAAATGgaaccgaaataagacaattgtcaatgaaatatttgcatataatgtggcattggATAttatgcatgaaagtaaggatttTGAGCCAAGATCAATCGAAGAATATtgacaaaggaatgattggccaaaatggaaagaagccatgaaggctgaattatactcacttgcaaaacgtgaagtctttggacctgtagtccgtacacctgaagatgtaaaacctgttggataccgatgggtatacgtgaagtctttggacctgtagtccgtacacctgaagatgtaaaacctgttggataccgatgggtatttgtgagaaaaacgaaatgagaaaaatgaagttgtgcgctacaaagcccgacttgtggcacaagatttttcacaaaggtccgatatagattatgaagaaacgtattccctTATAGTGGATACGATAACATTGTATTATTTgttcagtttatctgcatatcataaactgcatatgcatttaatggatgtggtaacagcctatttatacggctcattagattgggatatctatatgaaagtttctgaaggactaaagatatctaaatcatccaatgaatattcacaagggttatactcagtcaaattgcaaagatctttatacgGTTTAAAGCAATCTGGGCGAATGTGATATAATCGTCTTATTGAGTATCTGGCAaaaaacggattcaagaatgatgatatctacccgtgtgttttcataaagaaaactgcatctggattcattataattgctgtgtacgttgatgatttaaatatcattggaactcctgaagagattccaacaattataaaaaactctaaaagaagagtttgagatgaaagatcttggaagaactaaattttgtctcgaccTGCAGATCAAGCATataaaaaatgggatctttattcatcaaacaacatacacagagaagatcttgaaaagattttatatggataagtcacatctcTTGAGTACCCCAATAATTGTAAGATCTTTAGATGTGGAAAAGGGTCAATTCCTTCCtaaggaagaaaatgaagatatccttggtcctgaagtaccatatcttagtgccattggagcgctaatgtatcttgctaataatacacgacCTGATATATCATTTGCTGTTAACTTACTGGTaagatatagttcctctccaaccagaagacattggagtggaatcaaacaaatattTCGATATCTTTATttaacggttgatatgggattgttctATCcttatggatccaagtcacaactagttggctatgcagatgctggatacttgtctgatccacacaaAGGAAGATCTCAAATaggatacctgttcacatatggtggtacaacTATATCACGGAGGTCCACGAAATAGACGATTAttgcaacatcctctaatcatgccgaaatactagcgatacatgaagctagtcgcgagtaTTTTTAGTTCAggagtttgatccaatatatCCTGTCATCATGTGggctgattgatcataagatagctccaactgtcctgtttgaagataatacagc
Above is a genomic segment from Arachis stenosperma cultivar V10309 chromosome 1, arast.V10309.gnm1.PFL2, whole genome shotgun sequence containing:
- the LOC130941689 gene encoding protein PIN-LIKES 3-like — translated: MGFLELFSVASFPVIKVLLVTAIGLFLAVDQISILGEDSRKKVNHLVFYVFNPSLVGSSLAKTITLESFLLVWFMPINILATFILGSGLGWIVIKITRPPKHIEGLIVGCCSAGNLGNLLVIIIPATCKEKGSPFGDPDLCYQYGMAYATLSMAIGAVFLWSYVYNIIRISSSRLQKEGTNKVKASGEISHSETLNPAKDTLNDAYTILLPTPESQEKLKISMSKRIKNQVEKIVSNVNWKSMFAPSTIGAICGFMIGVIPQLRNVLIGSDAPLRVVEDSVSMLGDAAIPTVTLIMGANLLRGLRGASTPLWTIVGIIVVRYIFLPLLGVVVVKGAIHLGLVQSDPLFQFVLLLQYSLPPAMNIGTMAQLFGSGESECSVIMLWTYALASIAVTLWSTFFMWLVA